From the genome of Rarobacter incanus, one region includes:
- a CDS encoding N-acetylglucosamine-6-phosphate deacetylase yields the protein MDRTSLITAARVVTATRSYAPGWVLIRGELVLECGEGQPPAVPASVTDMGQSTIVPGFVDMHVHGGGGGTFAGTDRAAALIARAAHLERGTTTTMASLVTQTPAQLLAAVMMNAQLCREGHVRGIHLEGPWISPQRKGAHPLELLRDPDLEEIDALIEAGDGYLKMVTMAPERAGAIAAIERFVDAGVVVAVGHTDADYATTERAIDAGATVATHLFNAMRPLGHREPGPILALARDPRVTLELIGDGVHVHPDLVDYSRCVAGRDRTVFVTDAMAAACCDDGDYVLGALPVEVVGGVAHIAGTDTIAGSTTTMEANFRAALRPGFAGQNGARPASRDESPGAVKCDPLQVPDDIVIGAVRACATLPAAAMGWDEAGDLSAGKAANMAVLNAAGEVTKVILAGRAL from the coding sequence ATGGACCGGACATCGCTGATTACCGCCGCCCGCGTCGTGACGGCAACCCGCAGCTACGCGCCCGGATGGGTGCTGATACGGGGGGAACTCGTCCTTGAATGTGGCGAGGGGCAGCCGCCCGCCGTTCCCGCATCCGTCACCGATATGGGGCAATCGACCATCGTCCCCGGATTCGTCGACATGCACGTTCACGGCGGCGGGGGAGGCACCTTCGCGGGAACCGATCGGGCAGCGGCGCTGATCGCGCGGGCGGCCCACCTCGAACGCGGGACCACCACGACGATGGCGTCGCTGGTCACGCAGACCCCCGCCCAACTCCTGGCCGCGGTGATGATGAACGCGCAATTGTGCCGCGAAGGCCACGTTCGCGGAATACATCTCGAGGGGCCGTGGATCAGCCCGCAAAGAAAGGGCGCGCACCCCCTCGAACTGCTGCGTGACCCAGACCTGGAGGAGATCGATGCCCTCATCGAAGCCGGCGACGGCTACCTGAAAATGGTGACCATGGCGCCCGAGCGGGCGGGGGCCATCGCCGCAATCGAGCGATTCGTGGATGCGGGCGTCGTGGTGGCGGTGGGACACACCGACGCCGATTACGCCACCACCGAGCGTGCAATCGACGCGGGCGCGACCGTGGCGACCCACCTATTCAACGCCATGCGCCCCCTTGGGCACCGCGAACCCGGGCCCATTCTCGCGCTCGCGCGTGACCCCCGCGTCACCCTCGAGCTGATCGGCGACGGCGTCCACGTGCACCCCGACCTAGTGGACTACTCGCGCTGTGTTGCGGGCCGCGACAGGACCGTATTCGTTACCGATGCCATGGCCGCGGCGTGCTGCGACGATGGCGACTACGTGTTGGGAGCCCTGCCCGTCGAGGTGGTGGGCGGCGTTGCGCACATCGCGGGAACGGACACGATTGCCGGATCGACAACGACCATGGAGGCGAATTTCCGGGCCGCGCTGCGCCCGGGGTTCGCGGGGCAAAACGGTGCGCGGCCTGCCTCTCGCGATGAGTCGCCTGGCGCGGTGAAATGCGACCCATTGCAGGTTCCAGACGACATCGTGATTGGCGCGGTCCGGGCCTGCGCGACGCTGCCCGCCGCGGCGATGGGATGGGATGAGGCGGGGGATCTGTCGGCCGGAAAGGCGGCCAATATGGCGGTGCTCAATGCGGCCGGTGAGGTGACGAAAGTGATACTCGCGGGCCGGGCACTGTAG
- a CDS encoding DUF3515 family protein, which yields MSTLPRILAAAAALSALIAGGCAPTIAVEAGTDATDPACGMVLVRTPETLDGLARRQTTSQSTTAWGDAGKAITLQCGVQQPGPSADCLSVTYGDTTVDWISAKVSTGWRFTTYGRTPAVELNVPDSLGLTQPGLTDLSDALTATTVTAHCE from the coding sequence GTGAGCACTCTTCCTCGGATCCTGGCGGCGGCGGCCGCGCTATCTGCCCTGATCGCCGGGGGCTGCGCCCCGACAATCGCGGTCGAGGCCGGAACCGACGCGACGGACCCGGCCTGCGGGATGGTGCTGGTGCGCACCCCGGAAACCCTCGACGGGCTTGCGCGCCGCCAGACAACCAGCCAGTCCACCACCGCCTGGGGAGATGCTGGGAAGGCGATCACCTTGCAGTGTGGTGTGCAGCAACCCGGCCCCAGCGCCGATTGCCTTTCGGTGACGTACGGTGACACGACGGTTGACTGGATTTCAGCGAAGGTATCCACCGGTTGGCGCTTCACGACCTACGGCCGGACCCCGGCGGTGGAGCTCAACGTTCCCGATTCCCTTGGCCTGACCCAACCCGGGTTGACTGACCTTTCCGATGCCCTGACGGCCACGACCGTGACCGCTCACTGCGAATAG
- a CDS encoding thiamine-phosphate kinase — protein MTERVQDLDEAELLTRIFAVLGSASAASTLLGPGDDSAIVAAADGRFTISTDLLVEGHHFRRDWSSGYDIGWRAAMQNMADAAAMGARPTALTVGLVLPADTEVAFVQELARGFVDAGGPWALDVVGGDLVAGPCLMVAVTVTGDLGAAPAVLRSGARPGDVLALAGRCGWSAAGLAVLGSGRLDETVTRTHPQVRAVIEAFRRPVAAIAEGVAARPHAHAMMDVSDGLVRDAARIAAASGVSIELREPEIALARDAELLGAVAEFLGDPGLVRAWLLGGGEDHAMLAAFPADAVPAGFAPVGAVKARAGQAPAVTVAGAEPHVRGWDHFRR, from the coding sequence ATGACCGAACGCGTCCAAGACCTTGACGAGGCAGAACTACTCACCCGCATATTTGCCGTGTTGGGAAGCGCGAGCGCCGCGTCAACCCTGCTCGGCCCCGGAGACGATTCGGCGATCGTGGCGGCCGCGGACGGCAGATTCACCATTTCCACAGACCTACTGGTCGAAGGGCACCATTTCCGGCGTGACTGGTCCAGCGGCTACGACATCGGATGGCGTGCCGCAATGCAAAACATGGCGGATGCGGCCGCAATGGGCGCGCGGCCAACGGCACTCACGGTGGGATTGGTGCTTCCGGCGGACACCGAGGTCGCCTTCGTCCAGGAGCTTGCTCGCGGATTCGTTGACGCCGGCGGGCCCTGGGCGCTCGACGTAGTCGGCGGGGATTTGGTGGCGGGACCGTGCCTGATGGTCGCCGTCACCGTCACGGGAGATTTGGGTGCGGCGCCCGCGGTACTGCGCAGCGGCGCCCGCCCGGGCGACGTGCTGGCGCTTGCGGGCCGCTGCGGATGGTCCGCCGCCGGACTCGCCGTCCTGGGATCGGGGCGCCTCGACGAAACCGTCACCCGCACGCATCCCCAGGTCCGTGCCGTGATAGAGGCCTTCAGGCGACCCGTGGCGGCCATCGCCGAGGGGGTCGCGGCGCGCCCGCACGCCCACGCCATGATGGATGTGTCCGACGGGTTGGTTCGCGATGCAGCCAGGATCGCCGCCGCGTCCGGGGTCAGCATCGAGCTGCGTGAACCCGAGATCGCCTTGGCGCGGGACGCCGAACTGCTCGGCGCCGTAGCGGAGTTCCTGGGGGACCCCGGCCTGGTTCGCGCATGGCTGCTCGGCGGCGGCGAGGATCACGCGATGCTAGCCGCATTCCCGGCCGATGCCGTGCCGGCAGGCTTCGCCCCGGTCGGGGCCGTCAAGGCGCGCGCGGGCCAAGCGCCCGCTGTGACGGTTGCCGGGGCGGAGCCGCACGTGCGCGGGTGGGATCACTTTCGCCGGTAG
- a CDS encoding GNAT family N-acetyltransferase translates to MDGTPLEFSIRVARPEDAASIAGVHVTSWRQAYSGVIPDTYLSGIDVAERAVRWSRELASPTHRTWVATTGASAVVGFASLGESRDEDAGRLTLELLTLYLHPQVWGRGVARALMRTVIDHVPAANDVTLWVLADNDRARQFYRRHGFSEDGVERMATFDNTDVLELRYRRK, encoded by the coding sequence ATGGACGGAACACCCCTTGAGTTCTCCATACGCGTGGCCCGACCCGAGGACGCCGCGTCAATCGCCGGGGTGCACGTTACCTCGTGGCGCCAGGCATACTCAGGCGTGATTCCGGACACCTACTTGAGCGGCATCGACGTCGCCGAGCGGGCGGTCCGCTGGTCGCGCGAGTTGGCCAGCCCGACGCACCGAACGTGGGTTGCCACGACGGGCGCTTCGGCCGTCGTCGGATTCGCATCGCTGGGCGAATCGCGCGATGAGGATGCGGGCAGGCTCACGCTGGAGTTGTTGACTTTATACCTGCACCCGCAGGTGTGGGGCCGCGGCGTGGCGCGCGCGCTCATGCGGACGGTGATTGACCACGTACCCGCGGCCAACGACGTCACGCTGTGGGTGCTTGCCGACAACGATCGGGCGCGGCAATTCTACCGGCGCCACGGCTTTAGCGAGGACGGCGTCGAACGCATGGCGACCTTCGACAACACCGACGTCCTAGAGCTCCGCTACCGGCGAAAGTGA
- the cimA gene encoding citramalate synthase, with the protein MKFQVYDTTLRDGAQQEGMNVSVNDKLAIAQLLDDLGVGFIEGGWPGAIPKDTDFFSRARKELNLKNAQLAAFGATRKAGIGAGTDPQVLALVNSQAPVVTLVAKSDIRHVERALKTTPEENLAMIRDTVEFLRAEGRRVMVDAEHFFDGYRFDSDYSTAAVMAAFEAGAESVILCDTNGGMLPEWVAHIVTELREATGTGTDAAILGMHAHNDTGCAVANSLAAVSAGVRHVQGTVNGYGERTGNADLITVLANLELKYKMPTLAGGGLADATRIAHQISEVTNITAYGRQPYVGASAFAHKAGLHASAIKVDPDLYQHTDPTLVGNDMRMLVSEMAGRASIELKGRELGFDLTGRGDVLTAVTNRVKQAEANGYTYDAADASFELLLVEELEGTRPKYFAVESWRAIVERVGPRGTQANAEATVKLVAGGERLVSVGEGNGPVNALDHALRSALQQVYPEINTFELIDFKVRILDETHGTDAITRVLIQTTDGVNRWSTVGVGPNLLEASWEALTDSAIYGLRQAGITPR; encoded by the coding sequence ATGAAGTTCCAGGTCTACGACACGACCCTGCGCGATGGAGCGCAACAAGAGGGCATGAACGTCTCGGTCAACGATAAGCTCGCGATCGCGCAGCTACTCGATGATCTGGGTGTCGGGTTCATAGAGGGCGGATGGCCCGGGGCCATCCCGAAGGACACGGACTTCTTTTCCCGGGCGCGCAAGGAGCTGAACCTCAAGAATGCCCAACTCGCGGCGTTCGGCGCCACCAGGAAGGCGGGCATCGGTGCGGGGACGGATCCGCAGGTGCTGGCGCTGGTGAACTCGCAGGCACCGGTGGTCACCCTGGTAGCCAAGTCGGATATCCGCCACGTCGAACGCGCGCTGAAAACCACGCCGGAGGAAAACCTGGCGATGATCCGCGACACCGTCGAGTTTCTGCGCGCCGAGGGCAGGCGGGTCATGGTCGATGCCGAACACTTCTTCGACGGGTATCGGTTCGATTCCGACTATTCGACCGCGGCCGTCATGGCGGCGTTCGAGGCGGGCGCGGAAAGCGTGATCCTCTGCGACACGAACGGGGGCATGCTCCCGGAATGGGTGGCGCACATCGTCACCGAACTGCGCGAGGCAACCGGCACCGGAACCGACGCCGCGATCTTGGGCATGCACGCTCACAACGACACCGGGTGCGCGGTCGCGAATTCGCTTGCCGCGGTCAGCGCCGGGGTGCGGCACGTGCAGGGCACGGTCAACGGATACGGGGAGCGGACGGGCAACGCCGACCTCATCACCGTCCTGGCGAACCTCGAGCTCAAATACAAGATGCCCACGCTCGCAGGCGGGGGACTGGCCGACGCGACCCGCATTGCCCACCAGATTTCGGAAGTAACGAACATCACCGCCTACGGGCGCCAGCCCTACGTCGGGGCCAGCGCGTTCGCGCACAAGGCGGGCCTGCACGCCTCCGCAATCAAAGTGGACCCGGACCTGTACCAGCACACCGACCCGACCCTGGTCGGCAACGACATGCGGATGCTGGTTTCCGAGATGGCCGGGCGCGCCTCGATCGAACTCAAGGGCCGGGAACTGGGATTCGACCTGACCGGGCGCGGCGACGTGCTGACCGCGGTGACGAACCGCGTCAAGCAGGCCGAGGCCAATGGCTACACCTACGACGCCGCGGACGCGTCCTTCGAGTTGCTGTTGGTCGAGGAGTTGGAGGGCACTCGTCCCAAGTATTTTGCGGTCGAATCGTGGCGGGCAATCGTTGAACGGGTGGGGCCGCGCGGCACGCAGGCGAATGCGGAGGCGACGGTCAAGTTGGTGGCCGGTGGGGAACGCTTGGTCAGCGTCGGCGAGGGCAACGGGCCGGTCAACGCCTTGGACCACGCGCTGCGCAGCGCGTTGCAGCAGGTCTACCCCGAAATCAACACCTTCGAACTGATCGACTTCAAGGTTCGCATCCTGGATGAAACTCACGGCACCGACGCGATAACCCGGGTGCTGATCCAGACCACGGACGGGGTCAACCGGTGGTCGACGGTGGGCGTCGGGCCGAACCTGCTCGAGGCGTCGTGGGAGGCGCTCACGGATTCGGCGATATACGGGCTGCGGCAGGCGGGCATCACTCCGCGCTGA
- a CDS encoding YggS family pyridoxal phosphate-dependent enzyme translates to MQSINDRVAALTDRIAEACVRAGRAPGSVRVLLATKTQPPALIDSAVTAARAGGLDVLVGENRVQELVAKTATFAALDVETHLIGPLQSNKINAALRALAQLRGPTVESVASVDQAKALAQRWQSETDLAVFVQVNTSAEAAKSGIAVHDAQRTVAQIAQVPGVEVRGLMTIGARSDDLSLTARAFDSLCDLRDSVRAQVPTCTQLSMGMTRDLDIAIACGATIVRPGIGAFGPRDLHA, encoded by the coding sequence GTGCAAAGCATCAATGATCGCGTCGCCGCACTCACCGATCGCATCGCCGAGGCCTGCGTGCGGGCCGGGCGCGCCCCCGGCAGCGTCAGAGTGCTGCTCGCCACCAAGACCCAGCCCCCAGCGCTCATCGATTCGGCCGTCACGGCGGCGCGCGCCGGCGGGCTCGACGTGCTTGTCGGGGAAAACCGCGTCCAGGAATTGGTCGCCAAGACCGCGACGTTCGCGGCGCTCGATGTCGAAACGCACCTCATCGGCCCGCTGCAAAGCAACAAGATCAACGCGGCGCTGCGCGCCCTCGCGCAATTGCGCGGCCCCACCGTCGAATCGGTTGCCAGCGTTGACCAGGCCAAGGCGCTAGCGCAGCGCTGGCAATCGGAGACGGACCTGGCGGTGTTTGTGCAGGTCAATACCTCGGCGGAGGCGGCGAAGTCCGGCATCGCGGTGCACGATGCCCAGCGGACCGTCGCCCAGATCGCGCAGGTTCCCGGCGTTGAGGTGCGCGGCCTGATGACGATCGGTGCGCGCAGCGACGACCTTTCGCTCACCGCCAGGGCCTTCGATTCCTTGTGTGACCTGCGCGACAGCGTCCGGGCCCAGGTCCCGACCTGCACGCAGCTTTCGATGGGCATGACACGGGATCTCGACATCGCCATCGCCTGCGGGGCGACGATCGTGCGCCCGGGCATCGGCGCGTTCGGGCCGCGGGATTTGCATGCTTAG
- the ybaK gene encoding Cys-tRNA(Pro) deacylase: MAKKKSRTAGSTPAIVALEAAGIPFEVLEYDHDPRSTLNFGMEAATALGRDPASVFKTLMVMADSSLSVGIVPVGGHLDLKALAQALGAKRAVMADQALAQRATGYVVGGISPLGQKTRHATVLDASALTHATVLVSGGRRGLDIELAPQDLAQLTAAVVAPIARA; encoded by the coding sequence ATGGCTAAGAAGAAGTCAAGGACCGCGGGTTCGACCCCGGCAATAGTCGCGCTTGAGGCGGCCGGTATCCCGTTCGAAGTGCTCGAATACGACCACGATCCCCGATCCACCTTGAACTTCGGCATGGAGGCCGCCACCGCACTGGGGCGCGACCCGGCATCCGTTTTCAAAACCCTGATGGTGATGGCCGATTCGTCCCTTAGCGTCGGAATCGTGCCGGTGGGGGGACACCTGGATCTCAAGGCGTTGGCGCAAGCGCTCGGTGCGAAGCGCGCCGTCATGGCCGACCAGGCTCTCGCGCAGCGGGCCACGGGCTATGTGGTCGGGGGGATCTCGCCCCTGGGGCAGAAGACAAGACATGCAACGGTTCTCGATGCGTCAGCGCTGACGCACGCCACCGTGCTGGTCTCGGGAGGGCGGCGCGGTCTGGACATCGAGTTGGCACCCCAGGATCTTGCGCAGCTCACGGCGGCCGTGGTCGCCCCGATCGCGAGGGCCTGA
- a CDS encoding DEAD/DEAH box helicase, whose amino-acid sequence MPTSHPSLLAHVPDLPGDDGAEAIVDGFTDWAGEQGFSLYPAQEEALLDVATGAHVIVSTPTGSGKSMIAAAAHFAQMARMAGGGRTFYTAPLKALVSEKFFELVRLFGTANVGMMTGDSAVNASAPIICCTAEILANLALRAGGDAAGPDAIGQVVMDEFHFYADPQRGWAWQVPLLLLHKTQFVLLSATLGDTDFFVEDLRRRTGREVACVTSTQRPVPLNFSYVIEPIQDVLEELVHTHRFPVYVVHFAQKDAIDRATSLLSTTLIDKETKQKIAHELGDFRFGRGFGQTLSRLLRAGIGIHHAGMLPKYRRVVERLTQAGLLAVVCGTDTLGVGINVPIRTVLLTSLVKFDGERMRHLSAREFHQIAGRAGRAGYDTVGDVLVMAPDHVIENRRALEKAGDDPKKLKKIVRKKAPEGSVNWTDKTFERLCAAAPEPLTSHFAVNHALVLNVLARSRDDKDYDALAVMSYLLENNHEPEAARRGHARMALQIYTSLRQAGVVEHTSYRDDRGRLRARVRLTRDIPDQFAMNQPLSPFALAAQDLFDTEDPGHTLDIISTIEATLDDPRQVLYAQQRAAKGEAIAAMKAEGYDYDERMAALEEVTWPKPLHEVLEPAFATYRKTNPWVADYELSCKSVVRDMVETGATFGEYVSRFGLDRTEGVLLRYLADAYRALAKTVVAEHRTQEVEDVVTWLSETVRSTDSSLLDEWERLANPVDDDADTLPGDSPLSGVGESEPVRPMTANLRSFRIMVAGAMFRRVELAAREDYRALAGLDGANGWDADRWADALDPLFDEFGDDAIGFDAAARSAALLHIDTDPRGGDRVWRVRQVIDDPEHTGDWEIRATVDLDECDEAGQVVIHVTAVGPWEADGDFNG is encoded by the coding sequence ATGCCGACTTCGCACCCCTCCCTGCTGGCCCACGTCCCCGACCTTCCGGGCGACGACGGCGCAGAAGCCATCGTCGACGGGTTCACCGACTGGGCCGGCGAGCAGGGGTTTTCCCTCTACCCCGCGCAAGAGGAGGCGCTGCTCGATGTCGCCACGGGCGCGCACGTCATCGTCTCGACACCCACGGGTTCGGGCAAGTCGATGATCGCCGCCGCCGCGCACTTCGCCCAGATGGCGAGGATGGCGGGCGGCGGCAGGACCTTTTACACCGCACCGCTCAAGGCGCTGGTGTCGGAGAAGTTCTTCGAGTTGGTCCGGCTGTTTGGCACGGCCAACGTGGGCATGATGACCGGGGACAGCGCGGTCAACGCGAGTGCGCCCATCATCTGCTGCACGGCAGAAATCCTGGCGAATCTGGCGCTACGCGCCGGTGGCGATGCGGCGGGACCCGACGCGATCGGGCAGGTCGTCATGGATGAATTTCACTTCTACGCCGATCCGCAACGCGGGTGGGCGTGGCAGGTTCCGTTGTTGCTGCTGCACAAGACGCAGTTCGTGCTGCTGTCGGCGACGCTCGGTGACACGGATTTCTTCGTGGAAGACCTGCGGCGGCGCACCGGCCGCGAGGTCGCATGCGTGACGAGCACGCAGCGTCCCGTGCCCCTCAACTTCTCGTATGTCATCGAACCTATTCAGGATGTCCTCGAAGAACTGGTACACACGCATCGATTCCCGGTTTACGTGGTCCACTTCGCGCAAAAGGACGCCATCGACCGCGCGACCTCGCTGCTCAGCACCACCTTGATCGACAAGGAGACAAAGCAAAAGATCGCACACGAGCTGGGTGATTTCAGGTTCGGCCGCGGGTTCGGGCAGACGCTCTCAAGGCTCCTGCGAGCGGGGATCGGGATACATCATGCCGGAATGCTGCCGAAGTACCGGCGGGTCGTGGAGAGGCTAACCCAGGCCGGGCTGCTGGCCGTCGTGTGCGGAACCGACACACTCGGGGTGGGCATCAACGTCCCGATCAGAACCGTGCTCTTGACGTCGCTGGTCAAATTCGACGGAGAACGCATGCGACACCTTTCCGCACGCGAATTCCATCAGATCGCCGGGCGGGCGGGGCGAGCTGGCTATGACACCGTCGGTGATGTCCTGGTGATGGCACCCGACCACGTCATCGAGAACCGCCGGGCCCTGGAAAAGGCAGGCGACGACCCCAAGAAGCTGAAGAAGATCGTCCGCAAAAAGGCACCTGAGGGATCCGTCAACTGGACGGATAAGACCTTTGAACGACTGTGCGCGGCCGCGCCCGAACCGCTAACCAGCCACTTCGCGGTCAACCACGCGTTGGTTCTCAACGTCCTTGCCCGCTCCCGCGACGACAAGGACTATGACGCATTGGCAGTCATGTCCTACCTGCTGGAAAACAACCACGAACCGGAAGCCGCTCGCCGCGGGCACGCCCGCATGGCGTTGCAGATATATACCTCCCTGCGCCAGGCGGGCGTCGTGGAGCACACCTCGTACCGCGATGACCGGGGCCGGCTCCGCGCGCGGGTGCGCCTCACTCGCGATATCCCTGACCAGTTCGCGATGAACCAACCGCTCTCACCGTTCGCATTGGCGGCGCAAGACCTTTTCGATACGGAGGATCCGGGGCACACCCTCGACATCATTTCGACGATCGAAGCAACGCTGGATGATCCTCGCCAAGTGCTTTATGCGCAACAGCGCGCTGCCAAGGGCGAGGCGATCGCTGCGATGAAGGCCGAGGGCTACGACTACGACGAGCGCATGGCGGCACTGGAGGAAGTGACGTGGCCAAAACCCCTGCACGAGGTCCTGGAGCCCGCCTTCGCGACGTACCGGAAGACCAACCCGTGGGTCGCTGACTACGAATTGTCGTGTAAGTCCGTGGTCCGGGACATGGTCGAGACGGGTGCGACGTTCGGCGAGTACGTGAGCCGGTTTGGTTTGGATCGCACGGAGGGGGTCTTGTTGCGATACCTCGCGGATGCCTACCGGGCCTTGGCGAAGACAGTTGTCGCCGAGCACCGCACGCAGGAGGTCGAGGATGTCGTGACCTGGCTGTCCGAGACCGTCCGATCTACCGACTCATCGCTGCTGGACGAGTGGGAGCGTCTCGCCAACCCCGTCGACGACGACGCCGATACGCTCCCGGGCGATTCTCCGCTCAGCGGTGTCGGCGAGTCCGAGCCCGTTCGCCCCATGACCGCGAACCTGCGTAGCTTCAGAATCATGGTGGCCGGAGCCATGTTCCGCCGAGTTGAGCTCGCCGCGCGCGAGGACTACCGCGCCCTTGCCGGGCTCGATGGCGCAAACGGCTGGGACGCCGACCGGTGGGCGGACGCGCTCGATCCGCTTTTCGATGAGTTCGGGGACGACGCGATCGGGTTCGATGCCGCCGCCCGTTCCGCGGCCCTTCTGCATATAGACACCGATCCCCGCGGCGGCGACAGGGTGTGGCGCGTTCGCCAGGTCATAGACGATCCCGAGCACACCGGGGATTGGGAGATCCGCGCGACCGTTGATCTGGATGAGTGCGATGAGGCGGGTCAGGTCGTCATTCACGTCACTGCCGTCGGCCCATGGGAAGCGGATGGTGATTTCAATGGCTAA
- a CDS encoding 3-methyladenine DNA glycosylase — MAIRHRARADGLLAAREQRTATGAKDEVEDFLFTYYPVRPGLLRRWQPGIGVTLAGSADQIAAWKGTRWYASRGPERGASGRQAGEPRDDRALVWFDGAAFMDERADTVRWIHTLLTNTMGATPFFGCLGLHEWAMVYRQADHRHALPLRLGQERTDEVVDNSTIRCSHFDAFRFFTPAAVPLNTLAPSAQGRIFQEQPACLHTNMDLLRHALKLGPAVPGGLVLDCFELARDIRILDMEASPYDVTSRGYGVVAIETAQGRAQYISRQRGFRARADALRARLLEVTTALVGADPAYSDVRPSH; from the coding sequence GTGGCAATCCGCCATCGCGCCCGCGCTGATGGCTTGCTTGCGGCGCGCGAGCAGCGCACGGCGACGGGCGCCAAAGACGAGGTCGAGGACTTTCTTTTCACCTATTACCCCGTGCGCCCGGGCCTGTTGCGGCGTTGGCAACCGGGGATCGGGGTGACGCTGGCTGGAAGCGCCGACCAGATCGCGGCGTGGAAGGGAACGCGCTGGTATGCCTCCCGGGGACCGGAACGGGGCGCGTCCGGACGGCAGGCCGGCGAACCGCGCGACGATAGGGCGTTGGTCTGGTTTGACGGCGCGGCCTTCATGGACGAGCGCGCGGACACGGTGCGCTGGATTCACACGCTGCTGACCAACACGATGGGCGCCACCCCCTTCTTCGGCTGCTTGGGGCTGCACGAATGGGCCATGGTCTACCGGCAGGCGGACCACCGCCATGCGCTGCCGTTGCGCCTGGGACAGGAACGCACGGACGAGGTCGTGGACAACTCCACCATCCGTTGCTCGCACTTCGACGCGTTTCGCTTTTTCACCCCGGCCGCGGTTCCGCTCAACACTCTTGCGCCGAGCGCCCAGGGCCGCATCTTTCAGGAACAACCCGCGTGCCTGCACACGAATATGGACCTGCTGCGGCACGCTCTGAAATTGGGTCCGGCGGTGCCGGGGGGCCTCGTTCTCGATTGTTTTGAGCTTGCCCGCGATATCCGCATTCTGGATATGGAGGCCTCGCCCTACGACGTCACGAGCAGGGGTTATGGCGTGGTCGCGATCGAAACCGCGCAGGGCCGCGCGCAATACATTTCTCGCCAACGAGGCTTCCGCGCCCGCGCTGATGCTCTACGCGCGCGGCTGCTCGAGGTTACAACCGCTTTGGTCGGCGCGGATCCAGCGTATTCCGATGTCAGACCTTCTCACTAG